The proteins below are encoded in one region of Silene latifolia isolate original U9 population chromosome 2, ASM4854445v1, whole genome shotgun sequence:
- the LOC141641199 gene encoding uncharacterized protein LOC141641199, whose protein sequence is MSQSPALVSWDKVCLPKTQGGLGICDLRRWNAAVVGKYVWWLMNKKDHLWVKWVHCVYLKGVSWHDYKPSQGSSWVWKRICRIKERFLAGYVSNGWLSEEGEYNIAKGYQWLGTSTPAVNWYKCIWNNFNIPKQQFIGWLWIQGRLLTKDMLCCMGIGSDMLCELCGDAAKSHEHLFFGYVYSKKCLQLVNVWCHSTIPSQQLLEWWLGLRQVDHKEVLVAVLLALLYHLWWARNHCRVTQMVWSPEVILGVLRVM, encoded by the coding sequence ATGTCTCAATCACCAGCTCTGGTCTCTTGGGACAAGGTTTGTTTGCCTAAAACTCAAGGGGGTCTAGGGATTTGTGATCTGAGAAGATGGAATGCTGCTGTAGTGGGGAAGTATGTATGGTGGTTAATGAACAAGAAAGATCATTTATGGGTGAAGTGGGTTCATTGTGTTTATTTAAAAGGTGTATCTTGGCATGACTACAAACCTTCACAGGGGAGTAGTTGGGTCTGGAAACGTATTTGTAGGATTAAGGAAAGGTTTCTTGCAGGTTATGTGAGTAATGGATGGCTTTCAGAGGAGGGGGAGTACAATATTGCCAAAGGTTATCAATGGTTGGGTACTTCTACTCCTGCTGTAAACTGGTACAAGTGTATTTGGAATAACTTCAATATCCCAAAGCAGCAATTCATAGGGTGGCTTTGGATTCAAGGCCGTCTGCTTACTAAGGACATGTTATGCTGCATGGGCATTGGTTCTGATATGCTTTGTGAGCTATGTGGTGATGCAGCTAAGAGTCATGAACATCTGTTTTTTGGCTATGTGTATAGTAAGAAGTGTTTGCAGCTGGTAAATGTGTGGTGTCACAGTACTATTCCTTCACAGCAACTACTAGAATGGTGGCTTGGGCTTAGACAGGTTGATCATAAAGAGGTTTTGGTAGCAGTCTTACTGGCATTGCTTTATCATCTGTGGTGGGCTCGTAATCACTGCCGAGTTACACAGATGGTTTGGTCCCCTGAGGTCATTTTAGGCGTCTTAAGAGTGATGTAA